CAAATGGACTTGATCCTAAACCTTGCAAAGGTACTTGAATTAGCGTCATGATCATATCATCTACATTATGATACGGCGTTAATGTAAATAAGAAATTAACAATCGCATAAATAATAGTAATTAAGAAAATCGGCAACATTGACGCGAATGTTTTTGATACAAATTCTGGTACACTATCAGGCATTTTAATCACTAAATATTTATTATTAGCAAATAACGCAAACAGCCTCGTAGCAGTCAGCGCTACTACCATGGCGACCAACATCCCTTGTGAGCCAATATAATTCATATCAAGGCCAATAAATTTACCTTTTTGTTCAATCATCGGTGTTACCAGTAAAAAGGCAACAAGCGATGAAATAATTGCCATAAATTTATCAACTTTAAGTTCAGCAGCTAAACTATTGGCTAATGAAACAACAACATAAATTGATAAGATATCGGTAGTAACTGCCGTAATGATATTAAAAATATTTTTTATTCCAGTTTGTGTAATAAAGCTTTGATACGGGCCAATATTTAAACTAAAAAAGATAGACGAAAATGAGCCGACCATCAAAACAGGCAAGATAGCCATCATCCCGCCGGCAATGGCAGAGACATATTTATTACGCTGAAATTTTCCCATTCCTGTTTGAATTTTGTCACGCCACTGTGCTAGCTTGGCCTTATTTGCGCTCGCCATTAGCTTTTTTCTCCCCTTCCAAAACTTCTAGAGCATCATTAAGAACTTTTTCACCATTCATCATGCCGTAATCCATCTGGTCAATGACTCTGATCGGAATCGAAAATTCTTTCTCAAGTTCTGGTTTAATATGCCCCACTTGTGGCCCAAGCAAGATAATATC
This genomic window from Lactobacillus panisapium contains:
- a CDS encoding PTS sugar transporter subunit IIC, encoding MASANKAKLAQWRDKIQTGMGKFQRNKYVSAIAGGMMAILPVLMVGSFSSIFFSLNIGPYQSFITQTGIKNIFNIITAVTTDILSIYVVVSLANSLAAELKVDKFMAIISSLVAFLLVTPMIEQKGKFIGLDMNYIGSQGMLVAMVVALTATRLFALFANNKYLVIKMPDSVPEFVSKTFASMLPIFLITIIYAIVNFLFTLTPYHNVDDMIMTLIQVPLQGLGSSPFAALVLVFFAEFCWFFGIHGTMATTAVLYTLFYPFDVANLNAFKAGTALPYIVTMTFITNQKGPRALAYAILCIRSKSERLRSLGKVGFIPAFFGISEPFKFGIPMVLNPLAFIPLTMGGTISVAATYLATYIGLIPRPNGIPVQTAGTPEFFRAFLLGGWRMVIWHVVQLVILLAIWYPFMRMIDKQCCAQEAAKTEETK
- a CDS encoding PTS sugar transporter subunit IIB; the encoded protein is MTYKIMLACAGGFSTSMLVTQMKKAAKKKKVDADINAVAESALNNYTDLDIILLGPQVGHIKPELEKEFSIPIRVIDQMDYGMMNGEKVLNDALEVLEGEKKANGERK